GAGTGAAAAActgttgtacacagtaatagcattTGTGTATGATGGTCAACTATGAGTCACTTAACTAttttgatcaatataatgattgagacaatttcaaaaggcccatgatgaaaaatgttgtccatctccagagaaagaactgatagactctgaatgaatattgaagcataattgtttacattttctttaattttcttgctttttggtttggaagtttgtttatttgtaacatgattaatatggaaagattttacatgtataattgttatcacattttttgctttctcaaaAGGTATGGAAAGggtagaagagaaagaattcaaaacttaaaaaacatttttaaatgatgataTCAGACACCTGAAATAACTTCGTAACTGCCAACCCCACTTCAATTCTCTTCCCCACTACAGTTCATCCTTCACACAGTCACCAGTGCGAAGTAGCAATGAAACTTTATCATAAAAAATAGATGTCACTATGGCATTTTCTCATATTAATAAACTTCCATTTATTCCATACTTTGAacatcaaatacaaactcctcgcatttaaagctctttactaTCTGGTTTTAGCCACCtttccatatatctatatatctatatctatatctatatctatatagatatagatgtagatatagatatagatatagatatatagatatatatagatatagatgtatgtatatacctGCCATTAGAatctaaatttttgtttgtttttgtttgtctttgtagCCTAATTTCTGGAATATAGCAGATGATTGATTTATTATTCTAGGAGCATTCTAGAACTCAGTTTGATAAATTTGTAAGTTTTGtaaatttgtaattttgtaaagTTAGTTTATCAGATGAATTGGGGTTTGTTGCCATTCACTTACCACCTTTATTTTTAACCCTCATAGGTACTAGGCACATAGTCTTGAAAGGTCTTGGCAATGGAAACTCTCCCCAGTGCCCTAAATGCAAATGAGAAGTCTCCAGAGTTTAAGGATTTATTGCCCAGTCAGACAGCCAGCTCTCTCTGCATTAGCTCCCGGAGTGAATCAGTTTGGACAGCTGGAAGCAAGAATAATTGGGAAATCTTTCGCAAGCCTATCATCATCATGTCTACAGGTGGGGCTATCTTCCTCTTCGGTATAGTCATCACTTCTTTGACATACACTCTGAATTTTCCTCCAAACTCAAGTGTTCTTTTGACTTATCAGATGAGTGGGCCAGCCTTCCTTTCCCTGGGACTCATGCTTATGGTATGTGGACTGGTATGGGTacccataattaaaaaaaaactgaagcaacgACAAAAGTCAGTTTTCTTTCAAAGCCTCAAGTCCTTTTTCTTGAATCGCTGATGGTAATTTCACCTTCATCTTGATAGAGGGAATGTAGTCTAATGCCAATATCAATGCCTCCATCTGCATGGTGAGAtggttaaagaaaacaaatccagtaaaagtcttttctcactttttggagaagaaaggatcTTCATTTCTTCATAGGACTCCCAATTTAGTACCATACAAAGCTAAAAACTAAGCTTTGCTGGATTATGTCCCAAGTATCATCTATTTAATCTTTCTATTATCATTGATGTTCAAAACACCTCCTTTCACCAAGTACCATCCCTTACCACCTTCATCCATTACCTGTTTTGTGTGCTTCATCTAAATAACCTTCTCTCTCATGAGCCATATACCTGGGCAAACTGAACTTCAAATAGAACCTGTTTTTCACATACCTAATTGCCAGAGTGGGATAGACAGAACACCGTACCAGCCTTTGAACTTCGACTTCCAGATAGAAGACTGGGCAACACATCTTTCAAACTTGGGGTTTGACATCTAACCCCACTCCCATCAACTCCCTTGAAGAACTGAGTTACTTCCAGTATACCAGATGGTCTTATTACTAATGACACCTTTAAACATTCCAAATATTAAAAGGGAAGATGTGTAAACATATAGGTAAATTCATGAGATAAATAGATCACTGCATAAGAACACAGTTTAAATAGATGAAGTACCCACAAGTCTTACAGTATTTGTGCTGGGGTCACCATTCTTTCTTGACAgcctgtattttttttccctctctcttctttctgcatTCAATGAGTAATTATCGTGTATACCAACAAATATATAATACCCTAACTCTCCAAACTTTTCTAGGAAAAGAACCATATCCCAGTCCTGAGCTGGGCATCTTTGATATCAGTTTTCTTTGCCCTCTGTaagtcaaaaattaaaaaccaaaaagataAAGTGccatacaaaaagaatctgaaagaatCTTTTAAAGCAGTAATGCACTTCCTAAAATTTTTATCAATAGTTTACATCTCTCTGAGATGAGAATTTCTCAGCCAAAAGGAACATGGAAACTATTTATGGCAGCTTTGGCTCAGGAATCAATAAAACTAGgcccatgtatatgtatattttttcctgcACTACCCACTCCATGTCCTTCCTCCAAAAAATGTGTTTACTACCCCTTTCTCCACAGGGCCTTTAATTATATGTTTGCTTGCCATGATTAGTTCTCCAAGTGCCTTATAATTGCTTCCTGGAGACTCTGGAAGAGGACTCCCAGAATGTTGATGAAGGAATTGGAGACttatttcttcaaattctttaaaGAGGTTTGGGGATAATATGTAATAATTCTAGGTATACCTTCCATCCTCCTCAACATAGAGCCATAGGAAAGGGTCACCCCCAAGTGTTTTGGACTCCTCTTTTGACTTCTTAAGAACCACAGTGGCTTAATAGGCAGAAGCCAAGGTTAATCTATAAGAGTTACCAATGATCCCTTATGGAGATTTTATCTCTCCTGAAAGCAGTCTGGTGACTGGAGACTGGGGAAAGTGAGGGATAAGAAGAGGTATTCATTGAATTacagaatattaaaaactaagTCATCTCCCTACTTTTAAAGATGAggactggaaaaggaaaacaaatcatcAAAGATCACAAAACAAAGTGATGATTCTTGTATATCTGTCATCAGTTGGGTGGCAACTGTCTCTTCTAAGATTTTAGCAGTATTTGAGCTCTATcgatatatgatttcatttgtctttaaaaaattctgcCTCAATCCTAAACAATTTCTCTTCCACTAGTTTCAGCAGACCAGAAGGGTACAGAAGGAACACTCAGGTAAAATCAGAGGATCTAAGTTTAAAATCTGCCTTTACCTCCTTGCTACCACTACGATCTTAGgctaattactttaatttttatcttcaaaatgagaGTATTGGATTGCTTAAGTCCCTCCCAGTTCATATAATCTTTACCCTTTCTTTAGTCTATTTACAGCATCAAATGCAAAGACACAGTTTGCATTTGAAAATGCAAATATCAGCTCCACTCTGGGCCCCTCCAAAAGACACAGGAAGGGGAAGGAATTCCATGAAGTAGGGAGGGGGCTACTCTTCTCTGTGTCAAACTTCTTCTAATACTTTGATATGGTAAACCTGTGTGACCTTCACAAGATCTAGTGCAATTTCTATTTAAGTGGATAGTAGTATAGGTAATTTTCTCTGAGTACTTTGATTTGCATGTATCTGAAGGCCTTCAGctgtctttcattcttttttgcttctaaatgtttcctctttcttcctatGTGACCACAAAACAGAATAGCATGTGACTGTGAGCTACAGGGATGACAGGTTCATTCTGAGGGAAAACAGCCTAGTGCTGGCCAAGGATCCCAAAATATTGAATGATGAATAATAAatttctgaaaaatgagaagCAGCTCAAATATAGTGttgcatttaagaaaaaaacatttcatttacAATTCACCTCCTTTGTAATattgaagagaaggggaaggattaGTATCAGTGTTTTTCCTATTCTATTATATCAGCTTTTATAATATACTATTGctatatttgggaaaaaaattgattttatctgTGGTCTCAGGCCTACCACACTGAAATTCTAATTTTAGAATCATTCCTTTAATAATAAAGTCATTGTccctgaacaaaataaaaaatctcttGAGTACTGAATTGATGAAAATTATTATCAATCcacttatattttattctggatttattttacttgcttttttccaAAAGAGAACTCTCTGGGAGCTAGTTTTGAAAAGGCtaaaaaaagttcaaagaaagGAGCACACTGTGCAAGAAAGAATAGACCAGGTATAGAGCAACAGGCGAACAAAAAAGTGCCAAAGGGGGAAAAGAGTTGTAAGTAGTGAAGAACGGATGAAATGGTACTCTTTCACTGGTTTCTTCTGATTTGCTGAGGTCCCTAGCCTCAGTGTTTCAGAAACAATCCTTCCACTATCCGATGACAAGAGGCATTAGTCACtttattaatcaacaaatatttatcaaatatctgCAATATGATCAACATTGCATCCTGGAATGAAACTGTCCAATTACCAAATATCCTGGTACTTGCTTAATTTATtctggagttttgttttgttttgttttgttttgttttaccatgGATTTGAGTAAGAATTATAGATGACATTACTGTGAGTGTTGAGTTTAGGGTTAGATGGTATCAATATCATCAAGGAATTAttgtctactgtgtgccaggtgttGTATTAAGTGATGAGGctataaaaaaaagcaaaagaagaaagaagaagaaaagaagaagaaaagaagaagaagaaggaggaggaggaggaggaggaggaggaggaggaagaggaggaggaggaggaggaggaaagcagCTCTACACTTTACCTGAACTAGTTACACCCAAACAAACTCAGTTAACACATAAAATCCTTGAAATCTATAAAAACTCTGAAACTCCTTGCTATTTTGCCTAGATTCAGGGTGATTGTTTTAGGCAGTAAACTATGGCAAATTATGACAAGTTCCTTCTCAGTATCATATTCTATCATTTAACCATGTAAGACACACAATACAAAATTATGTAATTGAGATTAAAAGTAGAGAAATaacaaagaaggaaatcaaatagtagaatcattttcttctctcatatTCAAATGggtataaaattatatacatccTCATATGAAGTTTGGAATTGAAACTTCTGGGGGAAAATTTACCATGCCATTATCAGTTGTCAGTTAGCTTCCTCATTCCCATTTTCATTCAGAGAATAAAACCAAAAATCTACTATTTGCTGGGGCAGGGAAGAATCTAATGAATCCTATCTATTTGACTCTGTTGTCACAGGATTTTTCTATTAACTCCCTCTCCCCCAATAGATTATGTGTGTCTTTTTGactgtttctctctcttgttctctcaaATGAAAGCATACTTCCCAGGGTCCCTTATTTCTGTGTTCTCTTCACCTATCACTTTTGTATCTGTATTCCTtaatacatagtaaatacttagtaTTTAATACTTAATTGCAcacatacatttttacattttacataattacataCATAATACAATTCCCTAAtgcatagtaaatacttaatcaatgcttttcaTTCATGTGGCTTAGAGAAAAAATTAGTAGAGAGAGAGGGTAGTGAAAACAGGAAGACAACtgaccaaaaaaggaaagaaatcataaCATCATCACTGAGATGACTGCCCCAAAGTAGTAGAAAGGGGAATAAGTTTGAGAATGGAGAAGATAGGAAAATTCTATAATGTGTGAACTTGGATAGGGGGGAGGGTGACAGGATTTCATGTGCTCTAAGTGAAATGAAGCATTTCCTTCAATCATTTAAACATATTCTGGGAAAAACTGCACTATCATTTTGTATGACTATTGTCACAGTAagaatttataacaaaaaaattttcctttaatatGATTGCCCTATTTCTCAATGATGAGCAAGACCctccaaattaaataaatatatactttggtttttattttgtttcatgggTGActatggccaaagaattcatcaccaaGTTGCTAGAATATTAGTGTTTTCTCTGAACATAGCTGGGGATATCATTGGAAAACCAGACTCCAAAGagtatatgttttctttcacacaaTAGAAGGatgtataaaatacaaacttccaA
The Sminthopsis crassicaudata isolate SCR6 chromosome 4, ASM4859323v1, whole genome shotgun sequence genome window above contains:
- the PIRT gene encoding phosphoinositide-interacting protein, giving the protein METLPSALNANEKSPEFKDLLPSQTASSLCISSRSESVWTAGSKNNWEIFRKPIIIMSTGGAIFLFGIVITSLTYTLNFPPNSSVLLTYQMSGPAFLSLGLMLMVCGLVWVPIIKKKLKQRQKSVFFQSLKSFFLNR